One genomic window of Corallococcus caeni includes the following:
- a CDS encoding ELWxxDGT repeat protein, whose amino-acid sequence MKTLLPPSELGIPRFAMGPGGFVDFKGTLHFAVNFEDGRRALWRSTGTDAGTTEVKGFPATAGTSTPLLSQLTATPTQLFFQAPDAAHGNELWVSDGTTAGTRLVKDVTPGAEDSYLTHLTAAGSTLVFFREVFDATVFTTRYELWKSDGTTAGTVRLRDFGTTVDVSYLDAKSGNALLFFVRELEGATSLWRTDGTAAGTVQLKRLDAGPDTYPNDVRTSGALTLFKLDESSGLSELWKSDGTAGGTLRLASFGATRSMRVLGALGGYAYVTTTSYSTQYMVLYRVPLAGGNPEPVVTLPNDYASQGEAFPYIDAVSQVPGGSRLYFSVAIGSNGPAPRDTQLWVTNGTAGGTTLLRRPLSLSDEYGSPVYAVTDSLVFFSAYDTATGIEPWVSNGTPSGTRLLKNIAAPAQGGSSYPREFFRQGSRVYFSAYDDTLNAQLWSSVLGGTCLAPEDAQ is encoded by the coding sequence GTGAAGACCCTCCTCCCCCCCTCGGAGCTGGGCATCCCGCGCTTCGCGATGGGGCCGGGCGGCTTCGTGGACTTCAAGGGGACGCTGCACTTCGCGGTGAACTTCGAGGACGGCCGCCGCGCCCTGTGGCGGAGCACTGGCACGGACGCGGGCACCACGGAGGTGAAGGGCTTCCCGGCGACGGCGGGCACCAGCACACCGCTCCTCTCGCAGCTCACCGCCACCCCGACGCAGCTCTTCTTCCAGGCGCCGGACGCGGCGCACGGCAACGAGCTGTGGGTGAGCGACGGGACGACGGCCGGCACCCGGCTGGTGAAGGACGTGACGCCGGGCGCGGAGGACTCGTACCTCACGCACCTGACGGCGGCGGGCTCCACGCTGGTCTTCTTCCGGGAGGTGTTCGACGCCACCGTCTTCACCACGCGCTACGAGCTGTGGAAGTCGGACGGCACCACCGCGGGCACGGTGCGCCTGCGCGACTTCGGCACCACCGTGGACGTGAGCTACCTGGACGCGAAGTCAGGCAACGCGCTGCTGTTCTTCGTGCGGGAGCTGGAGGGCGCCACCTCCCTGTGGCGCACGGACGGCACCGCCGCGGGCACCGTGCAGCTCAAGCGGCTGGACGCGGGCCCTGACACCTACCCGAACGACGTGCGCACCTCCGGCGCGCTCACCCTGTTCAAGCTGGATGAGAGCAGCGGTCTGTCGGAGCTGTGGAAGTCGGATGGGACGGCGGGCGGCACCCTGCGACTGGCGTCGTTCGGTGCCACGCGCTCCATGCGCGTGCTGGGCGCGCTGGGCGGGTACGCGTACGTCACGACGACCTCCTACAGCACCCAGTACATGGTGCTCTACCGCGTGCCGCTCGCGGGCGGGAACCCGGAGCCCGTCGTCACCCTGCCCAACGACTACGCGTCGCAGGGCGAGGCGTTCCCGTACATCGACGCTGTGAGCCAGGTGCCGGGCGGCTCGAGGCTGTACTTCAGCGTGGCCATCGGCAGCAACGGCCCGGCCCCTCGCGACACGCAGCTGTGGGTGACGAACGGCACGGCCGGGGGCACCACGCTGCTGCGCCGGCCGCTGAGCCTGTCGGATGAGTACGGCTCGCCGGTGTACGCGGTGACGGACAGCCTGGTCTTCTTCAGCGCCTACGACACCGCGACGGGCATCGAGCCCTGGGTGAGCAACGGCACGCCCTCCGGAACGCGCCTCCTCAAGAACATCGCCGCGCCGGCGCAGGGGGGCTCCTCCTACCCGCGCGAGTTCTTCCGCCAGGGCAGCCGCGTCTACTTCAGCGCCTACGACGACACGCTGAACGCGCAGCTCTGGTCCAGCGTGCTCGGCGGCACCTGTCTGGCGCCGGAAGACGCACAGTAG
- a CDS encoding TAXI family TRAP transporter solute-binding subunit → MKTDTLKAQLKRTLRRDLWIAIAPATVLIAVAFAVTFYFVKPAPPKTLVMALAPDEGGFNYMAKRYQKFLAQHGVTLELRNTKGSVGSVALLNAEDSGVDIAFAQSGTTGGKGQEVPEHVASLGSLSYVPLWVFYRGEPVDDVCGLAGKRIAVGPEESGTRALAMTLLQANKVDTAPTQLLPLDRDAAIEALTQGRVDAVFLVSPAESPRIQKLAAVKDVRLLSFTRAEAYTRRYPYLSRHVLPQGVFDFAKNVPDQDVVLLAPNALLLARDSLHPALAYLLMRAASDISGSAGLLDKTGEFPAPLAAGFPLSSEAKRYYATGVPLLQRYLPFWAANLVDRLWVMLVPIIAVVVPLGRAVPAVFLWRVRSRIHRWYARLKEIEIQLEEDPDQEMLQDMLKRLEEAEREVNRIAVPIAYAENLYFFREHVDVVRRRLTRRLAGAPEHKEAHPMQVTA, encoded by the coding sequence ATGAAGACGGACACGTTGAAGGCGCAGCTCAAGCGCACGTTGCGGCGCGACCTGTGGATCGCCATCGCGCCCGCGACGGTGCTCATCGCGGTCGCGTTCGCGGTGACGTTCTATTTCGTCAAGCCCGCGCCGCCCAAGACGCTGGTGATGGCGCTGGCGCCGGACGAGGGCGGCTTCAACTACATGGCGAAGCGCTACCAGAAGTTCCTCGCGCAGCACGGGGTGACGCTGGAATTGCGCAACACGAAGGGCTCCGTGGGCAGCGTGGCGCTGCTGAACGCGGAGGACAGCGGGGTGGACATCGCCTTCGCGCAGAGCGGCACCACCGGCGGCAAGGGGCAGGAGGTGCCGGAGCACGTGGCGTCGCTGGGCAGCCTTTCCTACGTGCCGCTGTGGGTCTTCTACCGGGGCGAGCCCGTGGACGACGTGTGCGGCCTGGCGGGCAAGAGAATCGCGGTGGGGCCCGAGGAGAGCGGCACGCGCGCGCTGGCGATGACGCTGCTCCAGGCGAACAAGGTGGACACGGCGCCCACGCAACTGCTGCCGCTGGACCGGGACGCGGCCATCGAGGCGCTGACGCAGGGCCGGGTGGACGCGGTGTTCCTGGTGTCGCCGGCGGAGTCGCCGCGCATCCAGAAGCTGGCGGCGGTGAAGGACGTGCGGCTGCTCAGCTTCACGCGCGCGGAGGCGTACACGCGCCGCTACCCGTACCTGTCGCGCCACGTGCTGCCGCAGGGCGTGTTCGACTTCGCGAAGAACGTGCCGGACCAGGACGTGGTGCTGCTCGCGCCCAACGCGCTCCTGCTGGCGCGGGACTCGCTGCACCCGGCGCTCGCCTATCTCCTGATGCGCGCGGCCAGTGACATCAGCGGCTCCGCGGGCCTGCTGGACAAGACGGGCGAGTTCCCCGCGCCGCTCGCGGCGGGCTTCCCCCTGAGCAGCGAGGCGAAGCGCTACTACGCGACGGGCGTGCCGCTGCTCCAGCGCTACCTGCCGTTCTGGGCGGCGAACCTGGTGGACCGGCTGTGGGTGATGCTGGTGCCCATCATCGCGGTGGTGGTGCCGCTGGGGCGCGCGGTGCCCGCGGTGTTCCTGTGGCGGGTGCGCTCGCGCATCCACCGGTGGTACGCGCGGCTGAAGGAGATTGAAATCCAGCTGGAGGAGGACCCGGACCAGGAGATGCTCCAGGACATGCTCAAGCGGCTGGAGGAGGCGGAGCGCGAGGTGAACCGCATCGCGGTGCCCATCGCCTACGCGGAGAACCTGTACTTCTTCCGCGAGCACGTGGACGTCGTGCGCCGCCGGCTCACCCGCAGGCTGGCGGGCGCGCCCGAGCACAAGGAAGCCCACCCGATGCAGGTGACGGCGTGA